The genome window ACGGGATCACGGACGAGGAACTCGCCACCCTGATCCGGGAGCGGTGGACGTCGCGGGAGGATCGCGGGGCGGAGCAGCGCCTGACGGTTCCTTCCCGCGGCGCACTCTATCAAGTCGAAACGCTTCGCGCCGATCCGCGGCGCGAGATGCACACCAGGGGCGGCTGACGTCGGCAATCGGCGCTCACCCCGTCTCGTGACGGATCATTTGGGAGCCTTCCATCCATGGCCCTGCACGTCGCGCTCATCGAACCCCGGATTCCACCGAACACCGGCAACATCGCCCGTCTCTGCGCCGCGGCGGGTGCCCCTCTTCACCTGATCGAGCCGCTGGGCTTCTCCGTGGACGACAAGGAGGTCAAGCGCGCGGGCCTCGATTACTGGGACAAGGTCGATCTCTGGGTCCACCCCGACTGGTTCGCCTTCCGGGATGCGATCAGCCGCGACCGGACCCTCTACTTCTCCGCCAACGCCACGCGGGATCTCTCCGAGGCGCCGTTCGCGTGGAACAGCGTCCTCGTCTTCGGAAATGAGACGGACGGCATGCCGGCCCGCATCCTCGAGAAACATCCGGATCGCTGCTTCCGGATCCCGATGCCGGGGGAGGTGCGCAGCCTCAATCTCGCGAATGCGGTCAGCGTCGTGCTTTATGAAGGTTTGCGTAGGATCGGGGCGCCGGTTCCCGCGATGGCGCCGGAGGCGGCGCCCAGCGACGAGCCGCCCAAGAAGAAGCGGAGCCGCCGCCGGCGCTGACAATCGCCACCCTTTGTGCGAGGCCATCGGGCCTTTAGCTTACGGGCTCCACCTTCACCATTCAGACCCTGACCTGGGACTCTACAACCAATGCTGCAGAAGATCGCCGTCGTCGGCGCCGGCCATGTCGGCGCAACCGCCGCCCAGCGCCTCGCCGAAAAGAATCTCGCCCGCACGGTCGTCATGATCGACGTCGTCGAGGGCATCCCTCAGGGCAAGGGACTCGACCAGTGGGAGTCGGCGCCGATCGAGGGGTTCGACACCCGCATCGTCGGCACCAACGGCTACGACGAGGCGGCCGGCGCGGAAGTCTTCATCGTCACGGCGGGCATCGCCCGGAAGCCGGGAATGAGCCGCGACGACCTGGTCAAGACCAACGCCGGTATCGTCGGCTCGGTGGCGCGCGAGATCAAGCGGGTCGCTCCACAGAGCATCATCGTCGTGGTGTCCAACCCGCTCGACGTGATGTGCCACGTGGCGATGAAGGAGTCCGGTTTCCCCCGTGAACGGGTCATCGGCATGGCCGGCGTGCTGGACACCGCGCGATACCGTTCCTTCCTGGCCGCGGCCATCGACGTCTCCGTCGAGGACATTCAGGCGATGGTGCTCGGGGGCCACGGCGACACGATGGTCCCGCTGATCTCCTACACCACGGTCTCCGGGATTCCCATCACGCAGCTGATCGCGCAGGACAAGCTCGACGCGATCGTCGACCGGACCCGGAAGGGCGGGGCGGAGATCGTGGGACTCCTGAAGACCGGCTCCGCCTACTACGCGCCAAGCGCGGCCGCGGTGCAGATGGTCGAGGCGATTGCGCTCGACAAGAAGCGCATCCTCCCCTGTGCGGCATGGCTGACCGGCGAATACGGCCTCAAGGACGTGTTCTGCGGCGTG of Gemmatimonadales bacterium contains these proteins:
- a CDS encoding tRNA (cytidine(34)-2'-O)-methyltransferase codes for the protein MALHVALIEPRIPPNTGNIARLCAAAGAPLHLIEPLGFSVDDKEVKRAGLDYWDKVDLWVHPDWFAFRDAISRDRTLYFSANATRDLSEAPFAWNSVLVFGNETDGMPARILEKHPDRCFRIPMPGEVRSLNLANAVSVVLYEGLRRIGAPVPAMAPEAAPSDEPPKKKRSRRRR
- the mdh gene encoding malate dehydrogenase, encoding MLQKIAVVGAGHVGATAAQRLAEKNLARTVVMIDVVEGIPQGKGLDQWESAPIEGFDTRIVGTNGYDEAAGAEVFIVTAGIARKPGMSRDDLVKTNAGIVGSVAREIKRVAPQSIIVVVSNPLDVMCHVAMKESGFPRERVIGMAGVLDTARYRSFLAAAIDVSVEDIQAMVLGGHGDTMVPLISYTTVSGIPITQLIAQDKLDAIVDRTRKGGAEIVGLLKTGSAYYAPSAAAVQMVEAIALDKKRILPCAAWLTGEYGLKDVFCGVPCKLGRRGLEAVIEVSLTDAEKKELHASAAAVRETMVAIG